Proteins co-encoded in one Marinomonas sp. IMCC 4694 genomic window:
- a CDS encoding sugar ABC transporter ATP-binding protein: protein MNNAIFSLKKVSKVFPGVKALDGVDLHLYPGQVTALIGENGAGKSTLVKTMTGIYQPDGGEIIFNGKPVQFHSPHDSHALGITAIHQETVLFDDLTVAENIFLGNYPMKKGPMTKHFSIDWPAMVTRSQEILSSINAHMNPNQILRELSIGQKHMVGIARALSVDAKVVILDEPTAALSHHEIHELYELVNTLRDQGKAILFITHKFDEIFTLADRYTVFRDGSYVGEGFIKDTNEAQLVEMMVARSIEATYPKKDVEIGETLLEVSNLCHTTEFADISFSLKKGEILGVYGLVGSGRTEVMQALFGTTDHVTGSVKMNGKEVIIHSPKEAIDNGIVYVPEERQKQGIVLELPIYQNVSLPQMERLAKHGQIDQEGEMALARQYCERLQVKASCWDEKVMNLSGGNQQKVVIAKWLATNPKVIILDEPTKGIDIGSKAAVHEFMSELVDSGLSVIMVSSELPEILGMSDRILVMNEGLIVGELSRADATPEKVVSLATGGSVTC from the coding sequence ATGAACAATGCAATTTTTAGTCTAAAAAAGGTGAGTAAGGTTTTCCCTGGTGTGAAAGCGCTGGATGGTGTCGACCTTCATCTTTATCCTGGCCAAGTGACCGCTTTGATCGGTGAAAACGGCGCAGGTAAATCGACTCTAGTAAAAACCATGACAGGCATTTATCAGCCGGATGGTGGGGAAATTATTTTTAATGGTAAGCCTGTGCAGTTTCACTCCCCTCATGACTCCCATGCCTTAGGTATCACTGCGATCCATCAGGAAACCGTGTTGTTTGATGATCTGACGGTGGCCGAAAATATCTTTTTGGGTAATTACCCAATGAAAAAAGGCCCGATGACCAAACATTTTTCCATTGATTGGCCTGCGATGGTGACTCGCTCTCAAGAAATTTTGTCGTCAATCAATGCTCACATGAACCCTAATCAAATTTTACGCGAATTAAGTATTGGCCAAAAACACATGGTCGGTATCGCTCGCGCTTTGTCTGTTGATGCCAAAGTAGTGATTTTGGATGAGCCAACAGCGGCGTTATCTCATCATGAAATTCACGAGCTTTATGAACTGGTAAATACGTTAAGAGATCAAGGCAAAGCGATTCTTTTTATAACCCACAAGTTCGATGAAATTTTCACCTTGGCAGATCGCTATACCGTGTTTCGTGATGGCAGTTATGTGGGGGAAGGTTTTATCAAAGACACCAATGAAGCGCAGTTGGTGGAAATGATGGTGGCGCGTAGCATCGAAGCAACATACCCCAAAAAAGACGTAGAAATTGGCGAAACACTTTTAGAAGTTAGTAACTTATGTCACACAACGGAATTTGCCGATATTAGTTTTAGCCTTAAAAAAGGTGAGATCCTTGGCGTTTATGGTCTGGTAGGTTCTGGCAGAACGGAAGTGATGCAGGCTTTGTTTGGTACCACGGATCATGTGACTGGCTCTGTCAAAATGAATGGTAAAGAAGTGATTATTCACTCACCCAAAGAGGCTATTGATAACGGCATTGTGTATGTGCCAGAAGAGCGTCAGAAACAAGGCATAGTGCTTGAATTACCCATTTATCAGAACGTTAGTTTGCCGCAGATGGAGCGTTTAGCGAAACACGGACAAATAGACCAAGAAGGCGAAATGGCATTGGCTCGCCAATATTGTGAGCGTTTGCAGGTTAAAGCGTCTTGTTGGGATGAAAAGGTGATGAACCTATCGGGTGGTAATCAACAAAAAGTCGTTATCGCTAAATGGCTCGCCACCAACCCGAAAGTCATCATTTTGGATGAGCCAACCAAAGGTATTGATATAGGCTCGAAAGCGGCGGTGCATGAGTTTATGTCTGAGCTGGTGGATTCAGGCTTGTCTGTGATCATGGTGTCGTCGGAGTTACCAGAAATTCTTGGTATGTCAGATCGTATATTGGTGATGAACGAAGGCCTAATTGTCGGTGAATTATCACGTGCTGACGCAACGCCTGAGAAGGTGGTTTCTCTTGCAACTGGGGGAAGTGTGACATGTTAA
- the rhaS gene encoding rhamnose ABC transporter substrate-binding protein, with protein MKSTLVKSLVLACSTLVASHSIAAEEVRVALLVKAMGIGFFEAAYRGAEEARKELGDVEIIYTGPTSTTAEGQIEIINSLIAQRVDAIAVSANDADALVPSLKKAQQRGIKVISWDSGVGQAGREVHLNPSSNSLIGRMNVKLAADAVAQKGKTSGTFAILSATPTSTNQNIWIEEMKKSLGEFSNLKLVDTVYGDDLADKSFREATALIKNHPDLDVIVAPTTVGILAAAQAVSDLGLTGKVYVTGLGLPSELAGHVHSGAIHSFAIWNPIDLGYSATMLAYNLVKGKGTKTEIPMGRMGTLELDKNGDGAMAKPFIYDASNVDEFSSIF; from the coding sequence ATGAAAAGTACTTTAGTAAAATCACTGGTTCTCGCTTGTTCTACATTAGTCGCCTCCCATTCAATTGCAGCCGAAGAAGTGCGTGTTGCTTTGTTGGTCAAAGCCATGGGGATTGGTTTCTTTGAAGCGGCTTATCGCGGTGCAGAAGAAGCGAGAAAAGAGCTGGGTGATGTAGAAATTATCTACACCGGCCCCACGTCCACTACGGCCGAAGGTCAAATCGAAATCATCAACTCGCTAATCGCACAACGTGTCGATGCCATTGCCGTATCTGCCAATGATGCAGATGCCCTAGTGCCTTCGCTCAAGAAAGCACAACAACGTGGCATCAAAGTCATCTCTTGGGATTCTGGTGTGGGCCAAGCCGGTCGAGAAGTGCATTTAAACCCATCGAGTAACAGTCTCATCGGCCGTATGAACGTGAAATTAGCGGCAGATGCCGTGGCTCAGAAAGGTAAAACATCTGGCACTTTTGCGATTTTGAGTGCGACCCCTACCTCGACTAATCAAAATATCTGGATCGAGGAAATGAAAAAATCCTTGGGTGAATTCTCCAATTTAAAACTGGTTGACACAGTTTATGGTGATGACTTGGCGGATAAAAGTTTCCGTGAAGCGACCGCTTTGATCAAAAATCACCCTGATCTAGATGTGATCGTGGCACCAACTACGGTTGGTATTTTGGCGGCCGCGCAAGCTGTTAGCGATTTGGGATTAACAGGCAAAGTGTACGTGACTGGTTTGGGTCTTCCTTCTGAATTAGCAGGTCATGTGCACAGTGGTGCCATTCATAGCTTTGCTATCTGGAACCCAATCGATCTTGGTTATTCAGCAACCATGCTGGCTTACAACCTTGTGAAAGGCAAAGGCACGAAAACCGAAATTCCAATGGGTCGTATGGGCACGCTTGAGCTAGACAAAAATGGCGACGGCGCAATGGCGAAGCCTTTTATATACGATGCTTCAAACGTTGATGAATTCTCTTCAATTTTCTAG
- a CDS encoding DeoR/GlpR family DNA-binding transcription regulator, whose protein sequence is MHEIERHRVILSEVDTRPVVTVTYLVEMLGSSEATVRRDIALLDKKGLLKRVRGGAESLNPPSDASLVGRPYSVSQTLNTEVKRNIAKAATDLLTDKMSIMISGGTTTSAMAEHMRNMKLQVFTNSFVIADQLVKKSKCSVTVPSGKIHREQNIILSPYPTDITTHIFADMLFISAYGVNSHGVMETDPQIVQAVMKFINRADQRVLLVDSTKFQNRSSMIICPLSHIDIVITDDGIDNKSKDMIESAGCRLIIAGQQKQ, encoded by the coding sequence ATGCACGAAATTGAACGGCATAGAGTGATCTTGTCTGAGGTGGATACGCGTCCGGTAGTGACAGTGACTTACTTGGTAGAAATGCTGGGATCGTCAGAAGCCACCGTACGTCGGGACATTGCATTATTAGACAAGAAAGGCTTGTTAAAAAGGGTACGAGGTGGTGCGGAGTCGCTGAACCCCCCTTCAGATGCAAGCTTGGTTGGGCGGCCTTATTCTGTGAGTCAAACCTTGAACACAGAAGTAAAGCGCAATATCGCCAAAGCCGCGACAGATCTTTTGACGGATAAAATGTCCATCATGATTAGTGGCGGTACGACGACATCCGCCATGGCCGAGCATATGCGTAATATGAAGTTGCAGGTGTTTACCAACTCATTCGTAATTGCCGATCAATTGGTAAAAAAGAGCAAATGCAGTGTGACTGTGCCGAGCGGTAAGATTCATCGGGAGCAAAATATTATCCTGAGCCCTTATCCAACGGATATCACCACACACATTTTTGCAGACATGCTCTTTATCAGTGCTTATGGCGTTAATTCTCATGGTGTGATGGAGACAGATCCTCAGATCGTACAAGCGGTAATGAAATTTATTAATCGAGCCGATCAGCGGGTGCTTTTGGTTGATAGTACAAAGTTTCAAAACCGCTCAAGTATGATCATTTGCCCTCTATCACATATTGATATCGTGATTACGGATGACGGTATCGATAACAAGAGTAAAGATATGATTGAGTCGGCAGGCTGTCGCTTAATCATTGCAGGACAACAAAAACAATAA